One window of Methanobacterium alkalithermotolerans genomic DNA carries:
- a CDS encoding MgtC/SapB family protein, with product MDTLLFIKIVTALAIGALIGIERERKSTKTEFAGVRTFILIALWGILSAYLSELFPYFILASFMALSVLIGLGYWLTVKDSGDLGLTTEVAALLTFILGALCYYEEGYTISVVLSILVTTLLALKPVLHKLAQKISEKEMIDTLKFLIIAFVILPLLPNETLGPWDVFNPYQAWLMVVFISGISYAGYIAMRFMGPQRGLGITGIIGGLVSSTAVVTAMAARVKESPYLLRAGVFATVVASSMMFLRVFFEVLIINPDLAPSLAAPMIIMGVLGILLGWLVWRRSAVKEIDSKIKLDNPFTLKPALIFGALFIAILFLSKIANIYLGSRGVYLASIISGVADVDAITISMAFLARSSTLSSDTAVTAITLATISNTAVKFGIALLLGTRHFARNVGILFAAIVTAGIVAVILI from the coding sequence ATGGATACTCTCCTTTTTATAAAAATTGTTACTGCTCTGGCCATAGGGGCATTAATTGGAATTGAAAGGGAAAGAAAATCCACTAAAACAGAATTTGCAGGCGTAAGAACCTTTATTTTAATAGCACTCTGGGGAATCCTTTCTGCCTATCTCTCAGAATTATTTCCTTATTTTATCCTGGCTTCGTTTATGGCACTTTCAGTGTTGATTGGCCTGGGCTACTGGCTTACGGTAAAAGATAGTGGTGATTTGGGTCTTACCACCGAGGTGGCAGCATTATTAACATTTATATTAGGGGCTTTATGCTACTATGAGGAAGGATACACAATCTCAGTAGTACTCTCTATTCTGGTAACCACCTTACTGGCACTAAAACCAGTTTTACATAAACTGGCCCAAAAAATCAGTGAAAAGGAAATGATTGATACCCTGAAATTTTTAATCATCGCCTTTGTTATTTTACCCCTGCTTCCCAATGAAACCCTGGGCCCCTGGGATGTTTTTAATCCTTACCAGGCCTGGCTAATGGTAGTTTTTATTTCAGGTATCAGCTATGCCGGATATATAGCCATGCGTTTTATGGGACCTCAGCGGGGATTGGGGATTACTGGAATTATAGGGGGACTGGTATCCAGCACGGCGGTGGTAACTGCCATGGCCGCCAGGGTTAAAGAATCGCCTTATCTTTTAAGGGCCGGTGTTTTTGCCACGGTGGTTGCCAGTTCTATGATGTTTTTAAGGGTTTTTTTTGAAGTACTGATAATAAATCCTGACCTGGCCCCTTCATTGGCTGCCCCAATGATTATAATGGGGGTACTGGGCATTTTACTGGGGTGGCTGGTATGGCGCAGATCTGCAGTTAAAGAAATTGATTCAAAAATCAAACTGGATAACCCCTTTACCCTAAAACCCGCCCTCATATTCGGAGCCTTATTTATCGCCATCTTATTTTTAAGTAAAATTGCCAATATATACCTGGGTAGCAGGGGTGTTTATCTGGCCAGCATAATTTCCGGGGTGGCTGATGTGGATGCCATAACCATCAGCATGGCTTTTTTAGCTCGGAGTTCCACTTTATCCTCAGATACTGCAGTCACCGCTATAACCCTGGCTACCATATCCAATACTGCGGTTAAATTTGGCATTGCACTATTACTGGGAACTCGCCATTTTGCCCGAAATGTAGGGATCCTATTTGCAGCTATTGTTACCGCAGGTATAGTGGCGGTTATTTTAATTTAA
- the hcp gene encoding hydroxylamine reductase, with protein MEKKDALDMFCYQCSQTARGTGCTVRGVCGKEPTVARLQDNLLFAMKGISAYLYHARELGYTDEEVDAFLERGFYSTLTNVNFDPGRFVEMALEAGHMNLKTMALLKKAHIETYGEPEPTEVPVGAVKGPGILATGHSMKALAELLKQTEGKGINVYTHSELLPAHGYPELKKYKHLVGQLGGPWFDQRQTFSRYPVAILGTSNCVLLPQDEYKERMFTSGVAELPGVEHIEDYDFTPVIEKALELGDLEEEPRDTVLTTGFGASTILSLAPKIKELVEDGKIKRFILVGGCDSPLAQAKYYTEFVEKLPEDVVVLTLACGKYRFNEMDLGDIEGVPRLIDVGQCNDAIVAVDVAVALTELFGVELNELPLTIVCSWMEQKAAAILWSLLALDIKGIYLGPILPGWANDDIIKVLVENYDLRPIGDPEEDIKQILG; from the coding sequence ATGGAGAAAAAAGATGCTTTAGATATGTTCTGTTACCAGTGCTCCCAAACCGCCCGGGGTACAGGATGTACGGTACGAGGAGTTTGTGGAAAAGAACCCACTGTGGCCCGATTACAGGATAACCTGTTATTTGCCATGAAGGGAATATCTGCCTATCTCTACCATGCCCGGGAGCTGGGCTACACCGATGAAGAGGTGGATGCCTTTCTGGAGCGGGGTTTCTACTCTACCTTAACCAATGTTAATTTCGATCCGGGTCGATTTGTGGAAATGGCCTTAGAAGCAGGACACATGAATTTAAAAACCATGGCCTTACTTAAAAAAGCTCATATTGAAACCTATGGAGAACCAGAACCCACCGAAGTGCCTGTAGGGGCAGTTAAAGGTCCCGGGATTCTGGCCACCGGTCACAGTATGAAGGCTTTAGCTGAACTTTTAAAGCAAACCGAAGGTAAGGGCATAAATGTCTACACCCACTCTGAATTATTACCTGCCCATGGATATCCAGAACTTAAAAAATACAAACACCTGGTGGGTCAGCTGGGCGGGCCATGGTTTGATCAAAGACAAACCTTTTCCAGGTACCCGGTAGCCATACTGGGAACCAGTAACTGCGTACTCCTTCCACAGGATGAATACAAAGAAAGAATGTTCACCAGTGGTGTGGCCGAATTACCCGGAGTAGAACATATAGAAGACTATGACTTCACCCCGGTAATTGAAAAGGCACTGGAACTAGGGGATCTGGAAGAAGAACCTCGAGATACGGTTTTAACTACTGGATTTGGGGCCTCAACCATTTTATCCCTGGCGCCAAAAATCAAGGAACTGGTGGAAGATGGAAAAATTAAAAGATTCATCCTGGTGGGAGGCTGTGATTCCCCACTGGCCCAGGCCAAATACTACACTGAATTTGTGGAAAAACTGCCCGAAGATGTGGTGGTCCTCACCCTGGCCTGTGGTAAGTACCGATTCAATGAAATGGACTTAGGGGACATTGAAGGAGTACCTCGACTAATTGATGTGGGGCAATGCAATGACGCCATTGTAGCTGTGGATGTAGCGGTCGCTCTTACCGAACTATTTGGTGTGGAGTTAAATGAACTGCCACTCACCATCGTCTGCAGCTGGATGGAACAAAAAGCAGCAGCCATCTTATGGAGCCTGCTGGCCCTGGATATTAAGGGAATTTACCTGGGACCTATACTACCGGGATGGGCTAACGACGATATAATAAAAGTTCTGGTGGAAAACTACGACCTGCGCCCAATAGGAGATCCAGAAGAAGATATTAAACAAATTTTAGGGTAA
- the ilvD gene encoding dihydroxy-acid dehydratase codes for MRSDNIKKGLQRAPHRSLLRACGVVDEDMEKPFIGIANSFTDIVPGHIHLRELAEAVKGGIDQAGGVAFEFNTMAICDGIAMNHAGMRFSLASREIIADTVESMAQAHSLDGLVLLPTCDKVVPGMLMAAARLDIPCIVVTGGPMLPGKFKGKSVDLINVYEGVGAVTAGKMSLEELDELERCACPGAGSCAGLFTANTMACLTEGLGMSLPDCATTPAVDAQKMRIARSSGARIVEMIAEGLTPSKIMNQTAFENAVALDMALGGSSNTALHIPAIASELEDKGVKVDLSLFDKMSKNIPHLTSISPAGEHMIIDLHQAGGIPAVLKVLESKLDLETITCTGKTLHENIKTAKVKDQSVIRPLDNPFHKEGGIAVLKGNLAPDGSVIKQGAVSEDMMTHSGPARVFESEEECVESIFKGKIKEGDVIVIRYEGPQGGPGMREMLNPTSAISGMGIESVALITDGRFSGGTRGPCIGHVSPEAMADGPLAAVREGDIIHIDIPARLLEIELSPQEMEQRMASIQKPQRKLKGWLARYQKLATSADKGAILR; via the coding sequence ATGAGAAGTGATAATATTAAAAAAGGACTACAAAGGGCCCCTCACCGATCCCTGCTAAGGGCCTGTGGTGTGGTTGATGAGGACATGGAAAAACCATTTATTGGAATAGCCAATAGTTTTACCGACATTGTTCCAGGACACATCCACCTTAGAGAACTGGCTGAAGCAGTTAAAGGAGGAATAGACCAGGCAGGAGGTGTTGCATTTGAATTCAACACCATGGCCATCTGTGATGGTATTGCCATGAACCATGCCGGGATGCGTTTTTCACTGGCCTCCCGGGAAATAATCGCCGATACGGTGGAGAGTATGGCCCAGGCCCATAGCCTGGATGGTCTGGTACTCTTACCTACCTGTGATAAAGTGGTGCCCGGGATGTTGATGGCTGCTGCCCGACTGGACATTCCCTGTATAGTGGTTACCGGAGGCCCCATGCTTCCCGGTAAATTCAAAGGAAAATCAGTGGATCTCATCAATGTTTACGAGGGAGTGGGTGCAGTAACAGCAGGTAAGATGAGTCTGGAAGAATTGGATGAACTGGAACGCTGTGCCTGTCCTGGAGCCGGATCATGTGCTGGTTTATTTACCGCCAACACCATGGCCTGTCTGACCGAAGGTCTGGGAATGAGTCTACCAGATTGTGCCACCACTCCCGCAGTGGATGCACAAAAAATGAGAATAGCCCGATCCTCTGGGGCCCGAATTGTGGAAATGATTGCTGAAGGACTCACCCCCTCAAAAATAATGAATCAAACTGCTTTTGAAAATGCCGTAGCCCTGGACATGGCCTTAGGTGGTTCCAGTAATACTGCACTGCATATACCGGCCATAGCCAGTGAACTGGAGGATAAGGGAGTAAAAGTGGATTTGTCCCTTTTTGATAAGATGAGTAAAAATATACCTCACCTCACCTCCATTAGTCCTGCAGGTGAGCATATGATTATCGACCTGCACCAGGCCGGAGGAATACCTGCAGTTTTAAAAGTGCTGGAGAGTAAACTGGATCTGGAAACCATTACCTGTACAGGTAAAACCCTCCATGAAAATATTAAAACGGCGAAAGTTAAAGACCAAAGTGTTATAAGGCCTTTAGATAATCCATTCCATAAAGAAGGAGGTATTGCAGTTTTAAAAGGTAACCTGGCACCTGATGGATCTGTAATAAAACAGGGTGCGGTTTCAGAAGATATGATGACCCATAGTGGACCAGCCCGGGTATTTGAATCAGAAGAAGAGTGCGTGGAATCCATATTTAAGGGAAAAATCAAAGAGGGAGACGTAATTGTTATCCGTTATGAAGGACCCCAGGGTGGTCCAGGAATGAGAGAGATGTTAAACCCCACCTCAGCCATCTCAGGAATGGGTATTGAATCAGTGGCCCTTATTACAGATGGCAGGTTTTCAGGAGGTACCCGGGGCCCATGCATCGGCCATGTTTCTCCTGAGGCCATGGCAGATGGACCTCTTGCTGCAGTTAGAGAGGGAGACATAATACATATAGATATCCCTGCCAGATTATTAGAAATAGAACTATCACCCCAGGAGATGGAACAAAGGATGGCATCCATCCAGAAACCTCAGCGGAAATTAAAAGGCTGGTTAGCAAGATACCAGAAACTGGCCACCTCCGCTGACAAAGGAGCTATTTTAAGATAA
- a CDS encoding signal peptidase I: protein MNINREIIIYIVIIMVGIIAAQHMNVVVSGSMEPVFHRGDIVIIQKSNFLGIQEFDPAQLNVGEIVIYNATWFPEPVIHRIIDVRTDGEGRKFYVTQGDNNPTPDQGPVYPEQVKSRVITVGNQPIFLPRIGYITLWIRGL from the coding sequence ATGAACATCAACCGGGAAATAATCATTTATATAGTTATAATAATGGTAGGTATAATTGCCGCCCAGCACATGAATGTAGTGGTATCCGGAAGTATGGAGCCTGTTTTCCACCGGGGAGACATCGTCATAATCCAGAAATCTAACTTCCTTGGAATCCAGGAGTTTGACCCTGCCCAACTTAATGTAGGGGAAATAGTGATTTATAATGCCACCTGGTTCCCTGAGCCAGTTATACACCGCATAATAGATGTAAGAACCGATGGAGAGGGGAGAAAATTTTATGTAACCCAGGGAGATAATAATCCCACTCCTGATCAGGGTCCGGTATATCCCGAACAGGTTAAATCCCGGGTGATAACTGTTGGTAATCAACCAATATTTTTGCCTAGAATTGGATACATTACCCTGTGGATTAGAGGATTGTAA
- the argS gene encoding arginine--tRNA ligase, which yields MYSEIEKEAVNALKMALEKLRYPVPSEIKMEEPPNPQMGDLASTISFSLAKELKKSPMEITSSLLQALEVPDLFKSVESKGPYINFFVDYKKFSPLLLDALGEDYGRLPPVNEKIILEHTSANPNGPLHIGHIRNAIIGDSLKRVLLKAGFEVETQYYVNDMGRQIAMVVWGLINFGFDLSKYSENDKKDHQIGKLYFKVNEALKENPDLKEEIDNLIRRYENGGEDDLNLAFERAVENCLEGMEITLNQLNVHHDTFVWEGKFVRDGSVSQVVEKLKESGYTRENEVLYLDLEEFGLEKELVLARSDGTSLYSTRDLAYHQEKSEESDRVVDVLGSDHKLAIDQIKIAMNLLDGKTPEVIFYEFITLPEGSMSTRRGVFISVDDLMEEATNRALVEIEKRRSDLDEKEIHRIARQIGIGAIRYYIARLSPEKHIVFKWDEALSFERGCASIQYAHARSCKLLEKSGKFKDKTLRLDISEIEAGWDMDEVELELIRTLSRFPKRVHESASALRVHNLAQYAQDLASAFNKFYKALPVIDSPHENARLMLVDRSRITLSNCLDLLGISAPESM from the coding sequence ATGTATTCGGAAATAGAAAAGGAAGCCGTTAATGCTTTAAAAATGGCTCTGGAAAAATTACGATATCCTGTACCTTCTGAAATAAAAATGGAAGAACCTCCTAATCCTCAGATGGGAGATTTAGCATCTACCATATCATTTAGTCTGGCCAAAGAACTAAAAAAATCTCCTATGGAAATCACCAGTTCCCTGCTTCAGGCCCTGGAAGTTCCAGATTTATTCAAATCTGTGGAATCTAAAGGACCCTATATCAACTTTTTTGTTGATTATAAAAAATTTTCGCCTCTGCTTTTAGATGCCCTGGGTGAAGATTACGGGCGGTTACCTCCGGTGAATGAGAAAATAATATTAGAACATACCTCGGCTAACCCTAATGGACCACTACATATTGGACACATTCGGAATGCAATTATAGGAGACTCCCTGAAAAGAGTTCTACTTAAAGCTGGTTTTGAAGTGGAAACCCAGTATTATGTGAATGATATGGGACGGCAGATTGCCATGGTGGTATGGGGGCTTATAAATTTTGGTTTTGATCTTTCAAAATACAGCGAAAATGATAAAAAGGACCATCAAATTGGTAAATTATACTTTAAAGTTAATGAAGCCCTTAAAGAAAATCCAGACTTAAAAGAAGAGATAGATAACCTCATAAGGCGCTATGAAAATGGTGGGGAAGATGATCTAAACCTGGCCTTTGAAAGGGCGGTTGAAAATTGCCTGGAGGGAATGGAGATTACCTTAAACCAACTTAATGTCCATCACGACACCTTTGTATGGGAGGGAAAATTTGTAAGGGATGGTTCCGTTTCCCAGGTGGTGGAGAAATTAAAAGAAAGTGGTTATACCCGGGAAAATGAAGTCCTTTACCTGGATCTGGAGGAATTCGGACTGGAAAAAGAACTGGTACTGGCCCGATCAGATGGTACCTCCCTTTACTCCACCAGAGACCTGGCTTACCATCAGGAAAAATCAGAAGAAAGTGACCGGGTGGTAGATGTTTTAGGATCAGATCACAAACTGGCCATTGATCAAATAAAGATTGCCATGAATCTCCTGGATGGTAAAACCCCGGAAGTTATATTTTATGAATTTATAACTCTGCCAGAAGGTTCCATGTCCACCCGGCGCGGAGTCTTTATTTCAGTGGATGATTTAATGGAGGAAGCCACCAACCGGGCTTTGGTAGAAATAGAAAAAAGAAGATCTGATCTTGATGAAAAAGAGATACACAGAATTGCCCGACAAATTGGTATTGGGGCCATAAGATATTATATTGCCCGGCTCTCCCCGGAAAAACATATAGTATTCAAATGGGACGAAGCCCTGAGCTTTGAAAGGGGTTGTGCATCTATACAATATGCCCATGCTCGTTCCTGTAAATTACTGGAAAAATCAGGTAAATTTAAAGACAAAACCCTGAGGCTAGATATAAGTGAAATTGAAGCCGGCTGGGATATGGACGAAGTGGAATTGGAATTAATACGGACATTATCCCGGTTCCCTAAGCGTGTCCATGAATCTGCAAGCGCTCTCAGGGTACACAACCTGGCCCAGTATGCCCAGGATCTGGCCAGTGCCTTTAACAAATTTTACAAGGCCCTGCCTGTTATTGATTCACCTCATGAAAATGCCCGGCTAATGCTGGTGGATCGTTCCCGAATAACCCTCAGCAACTGTCTGGATTTATTGGGTATATCTGCCCCGGAATCCATGTAA
- a CDS encoding TrmB family transcriptional regulator, protein MSVDKKTWNALQIMGLNDYQARTYLALTSLISGTATEISLHSKVPRSRIYDILKEMAKKGFVEIERGRPLKYSVVSPLEVFQRNKKRLLEDMEEAERELTAIYESQISQLPAPIWLIHGPEKIIKKELEIIARAKQNINIRAGFMFKGEIELLTEKINQAAKKGVLTRIMAAPYTMLDHQKVDMAQELSGISAEVRTYQIPFVKMIVRDGEEMMLIFSKFSPEDNQVVPVSSIGVWNQYKEIAQNYAQVFEEMWKKDMPRRG, encoded by the coding sequence TTGTCGGTAGATAAAAAAACATGGAATGCACTGCAGATAATGGGATTAAATGACTACCAGGCTAGGACTTATCTGGCCCTAACTTCTCTTATTTCTGGAACTGCCACTGAAATAAGCCTCCACTCCAAGGTGCCTCGCTCCCGAATTTATGATATACTAAAAGAAATGGCCAAAAAAGGGTTTGTGGAAATTGAAAGAGGCAGACCTTTAAAATATTCGGTGGTATCCCCCCTGGAAGTATTTCAGAGAAATAAAAAAAGACTACTAGAAGACATGGAGGAGGCAGAAAGGGAACTAACAGCCATATATGAAAGCCAGATTTCCCAGCTACCTGCTCCCATCTGGCTCATACATGGACCAGAGAAGATTATAAAAAAGGAACTGGAAATCATTGCCCGGGCTAAACAAAACATCAATATCAGGGCAGGCTTCATGTTTAAAGGCGAAATAGAATTATTAACAGAAAAAATTAACCAGGCTGCTAAAAAAGGGGTCTTAACTCGAATAATGGCAGCTCCCTATACCATGCTCGATCACCAGAAGGTGGATATGGCCCAGGAACTCTCCGGGATATCGGCGGAAGTTAGAACCTATCAGATACCTTTTGTTAAGATGATTGTACGGGATGGAGAAGAAATGATGTTAATCTTTTCCAAGTTCTCTCCCGAAGACAACCAGGTGGTACCGGTTAGTTCCATTGGGGTATGGAACCAGTATAAGGAAATAGCCCAAAATTATGCTCAGGTGTTTGAGGAGATGTGGAAAAAAGATATGCCCCGGCGGGGATAA
- the argF gene encoding ornithine carbamoyltransferase yields MKHLLSICDIRHQISPLLEIADKFKKNQMEENPLQGKTLAMIFEKSSTRTRISFEVGMNQLGGTGLYLSTDDLQIGRGEPISDTARAMSRYVDGIMIRASKHTDVIELAKNSTVPVINGLTDLEHPCQALADMQTIKEHKGNFKGKIVFAGDGNNVCNSLLLICAILGMDMAVACPVGYEPPAEIIKKATSMALESGAHLEITPDITSAVTDADVIYTDVWVSMGDESQIKERIESFKPYQVNEELMSMAREDAIFMHCLPAIRGQETTAEVIDGPQSVVWDQAENRLHAQKAILYSFLK; encoded by the coding sequence ATGAAACATCTTTTATCGATTTGCGATATTCGGCATCAGATTTCACCGTTACTGGAAATAGCAGATAAATTTAAAAAAAACCAGATGGAAGAAAATCCATTACAGGGAAAGACCCTGGCTATGATATTTGAGAAATCATCTACCCGTACCCGAATTTCTTTCGAGGTGGGGATGAATCAGCTAGGAGGTACCGGACTCTACCTGTCCACTGATGATTTGCAGATTGGTAGAGGGGAGCCCATTTCAGATACGGCCCGGGCCATGAGTCGCTATGTGGATGGAATAATGATCCGGGCCAGTAAGCACACCGATGTAATAGAATTAGCTAAAAATTCAACTGTGCCTGTTATAAATGGCTTAACTGACCTGGAACATCCCTGCCAGGCCCTGGCAGACATGCAGACCATCAAAGAACATAAGGGAAATTTTAAGGGTAAAATAGTCTTTGCAGGAGATGGGAACAATGTTTGCAATTCTCTGCTTTTAATCTGTGCTATTTTAGGGATGGATATGGCGGTGGCCTGTCCCGTGGGTTATGAACCTCCGGCGGAAATAATAAAAAAAGCCACCAGCATGGCTTTGGAATCAGGGGCCCATCTGGAGATAACTCCGGATATAACATCTGCAGTAACTGATGCCGATGTGATTTATACTGATGTTTGGGTGAGTATGGGGGATGAATCCCAGATAAAAGAACGGATCGAATCTTTTAAACCATATCAGGTTAATGAGGAATTGATGTCCATGGCAAGAGAAGATGCTATTTTCATGCACTGCCTTCCCGCCATTCGGGGTCAAGAAACCACAGCAGAAGTAATTGACGGCCCCCAGTCAGTGGTATGGGATCAGGCCGAAAACCGATTGCATGCTCAAAAGGCGATTTTGTATTCCTTTTTAAAGTAA
- the purD gene encoding phosphoribosylamine--glycine ligase, translated as MKILVVGTGAREHAICESLKEDAEIYSIMSNTNPGIARISQFQVASESDMDQVKNFALKNKVEMAIIGPESPLEQGIVNVLENEGISCVGPSQEAAKIETDKAFMRGLFENYKIPGSVAYQVFDNYDNLSLFLDEFNKDVVVKPVGLTGGKGVKIVGEHLEDNQEAKGYAKHIMETRMGGHPRVVIEEKLVGEEFTVQAFSDGEHVIPMPAAQDHPHAFEGDQGPITGGMGSYSDKDGLLPFLSQKDYDESVKIMQHTVNAIKEEAGPYKGILYGQFMLCKDGPKLVEYNARFGDPEAMNVLPLLKTSMVDICQGIIQGNLRKADFERKATVCKYIVPQGYPETKAAGEKIQVNEKEIEKAGALVYYAAVNQENKSIYTSSSRALALVGRGDNIQEAEEICEEATRHVTGDLYHRKDVGTAALLQKRIDHMNHLRGN; from the coding sequence ATGAAAATATTAGTGGTTGGTACTGGAGCCAGGGAACATGCTATTTGTGAATCTTTAAAAGAAGACGCGGAAATTTATTCAATTATGAGCAATACAAATCCCGGTATTGCCCGTATTTCTCAATTTCAAGTGGCCAGTGAAAGCGACATGGATCAGGTTAAAAATTTCGCCCTTAAAAATAAGGTGGAAATGGCCATAATTGGTCCGGAATCTCCATTAGAACAAGGTATTGTTAATGTACTTGAAAATGAGGGTATAAGTTGTGTGGGACCCAGCCAGGAAGCAGCAAAAATAGAAACAGATAAGGCCTTTATGAGGGGATTATTTGAGAATTATAAAATCCCTGGATCTGTGGCCTACCAGGTATTTGATAATTATGATAATTTAAGCTTATTTCTGGACGAATTTAATAAAGATGTGGTGGTTAAGCCGGTGGGACTCACCGGTGGAAAAGGGGTAAAAATAGTGGGAGAACACCTGGAGGATAATCAGGAAGCAAAAGGATATGCCAAACACATCATGGAAACCCGGATGGGAGGACACCCCCGGGTGGTTATTGAAGAGAAGTTAGTGGGAGAGGAATTCACGGTACAGGCCTTTTCTGATGGGGAACATGTGATACCTATGCCTGCAGCCCAGGACCACCCGCATGCCTTTGAAGGGGACCAGGGACCAATAACTGGTGGAATGGGGTCTTATTCTGATAAAGATGGATTATTGCCCTTTTTATCTCAAAAAGATTATGATGAATCCGTGAAGATTATGCAACACACGGTGAATGCTATAAAAGAGGAAGCTGGTCCTTATAAGGGAATTTTGTATGGTCAGTTCATGCTATGTAAAGATGGACCTAAACTGGTGGAATATAATGCTCGATTTGGAGATCCTGAGGCCATGAATGTATTACCTCTTTTAAAAACTAGCATGGTGGATATTTGCCAGGGCATCATTCAGGGTAATCTACGTAAAGCGGATTTTGAAAGAAAAGCAACGGTTTGCAAATACATCGTACCTCAAGGATACCCGGAAACTAAAGCAGCAGGGGAAAAAATCCAGGTAAATGAAAAGGAAATTGAAAAGGCCGGGGCTTTAGTCTATTACGCTGCTGTTAACCAGGAAAATAAATCCATATACACCTCTTCTTCCCGGGCACTGGCACTGGTGGGGCGGGGAGATAACATCCAGGAAGCAGAAGAAATCTGTGAGGAAGCCACCCGCCATGTCACCGGAGATCTCTACCATAGAAAAGATGTGGGGACTGCTGCTCTTTTACAAAAAAGAATAGATCACATGAACCATTTAAGGGGTAATTAA
- a CDS encoding cupin domain-containing protein, protein MKEDLKSVVIGVEELIDYQAGAVVSREIIRKETGTVTIFAFDKGEGLSEHTAPFDAMVQIVDGEAEITISGEKNLLKKGEMIIMPANEPHALHAVEKYKMILTMIRS, encoded by the coding sequence ATGAAAGAAGACTTGAAATCTGTAGTAATTGGTGTTGAAGAATTAATTGACTATCAAGCAGGAGCTGTGGTTAGCCGGGAAATTATAAGAAAAGAAACCGGTACAGTTACCATTTTTGCCTTTGATAAAGGAGAGGGTTTGAGTGAACACACTGCTCCTTTTGATGCTATGGTACAGATTGTGGATGGAGAAGCAGAAATAACCATATCCGGTGAAAAGAATCTCCTTAAAAAAGGGGAGATGATTATCATGCCGGCAAATGAACCCCATGCCCTGCATGCTGTGGAAAAATATAAGATGATTTTGACCATGATACGGTCTTAA
- the rd gene encoding rubredoxin, whose translation MKYRCIVCAYIYNPQDGDPESGIEPGTSFEDLPDDWVCPLCFVGKDQFEPC comes from the coding sequence ATGAAATATAGATGCATTGTATGCGCATACATCTACAATCCCCAGGACGGGGATCCTGAGTCTGGAATTGAACCAGGTACGTCTTTTGAGGATTTACCTGATGATTGGGTTTGTCCCTTATGTTTCGTAGGGAAAGATCAGTTCGAACCATGCTAA